From the Candidatus Zixiibacteriota bacterium genome, the window ATCTGTATCTGTACAAATTCCTGCAACTCTTTTTTGCACCTTCAGCTGAGTCGATATATGTTGGCTTAAGCATTTTCGGAGGTGGGGTCTTTGTTTTCATCTTATTTTTCCTGACAAAAGCCCTCTCAGAAGATAGGTTCGATAGGCTATTCATCTTTTCAATATTCATTCTTGGTGGAGCAACTGAACTCTTCTTGGGCTATGCAGAGAATTATACATTAGTATATGTTAGCCTCTTAGCATATCTTTACTTCTCTTTGAGGTACATTCAAGGCAGGACTAAGATCTACTTGCCTATTTTTCTTTGTGTATTAGCTACTGGTTTGCATTTCTCTTCCGGCTATTTTTTCCCATCACTTTTCTTTCTTCTTGCCTTGAAAAGGAAAAAAGGGGAACTCGTTGTCAGAATAAGAAAGGCCATTCCTTATCTTTTGGTTCTGGCATTTCTTTTTGGCCTGTCAATCTTTTACGTTTCGAGTCTCAATCCAGCTTTATCTGAGATTTTCGTGCCTCTCTTTAAGGGAAGAGCCTACGCACCTGATTATACTCTTCTCTCTGTTCCTCACCTCTTAGATATTCTAAATCAGCATCTGCTTCTATCTCCAGTAGGGATTATACTGCTCGTCAGCTTGGTAATAGTTTTTAAAGATAGACTGAGATGCAAAAACCCTATAATTTATTTTCTCCTTATCGTCTTTTTAGCGCAGATCTCATATCATTTTATTATAGACCCCAAATTAGGGGCGGGCAGGGATTGGGACTTGCTCTCCACTGTAGCATTAGGCTACACCCTGTTAGGAGTTTACTGGTTTATGAATCTCGTTCAATCTAAAAGATATCCCGCTATGGTTTTAATCTTCACAGCTTTTCTCTCTACCCTGCCATGGTTTATGCTTAATACAAATACTGAAAAAGGAATCGATCGATGTAGAAATCTTCTGGATTTAGACTTAAAAAAAAGTCTCTCTGGAAGAGTTACTTTATCCATTTATTACTTTCAACACAAAAGATTTACAGAAGTTGACGAGAGCAAAGCTGAAATCTTTAAATTATTTCCTGAGGACTCATTAAATCGTGCAGCTAAAACTTATATGGACATAGGTAATTATGATAAGGCTACGGAACTACTAAAAAAAGCAATAGAAATAAACCCAGGCTTCCTTGGTGCTTATAATACTTTAGGCTTAATCTATCAAAGACAAGGGAAGATGGATCTGGCTTTAGATGAGTTTCAAAAGGTTGCTCGTTTAAATCCCTATAATTCAGCCGTTCA encodes:
- a CDS encoding tetratricopeptide repeat protein encodes the protein MNSRVYKLLEQILSFFQRIVPKREVLIASLLAVISMFFFWLLRTRTHFLGDGYALISHLESEQYLRTGFEVLEIYIHLYLYKFLQLFFAPSAESIYVGLSIFGGGVFVFILFFLTKALSEDRFDRLFIFSIFILGGATELFLGYAENYTLVYVSLLAYLYFSLRYIQGRTKIYLPIFLCVLATGLHFSSGYFFPSLFFLLALKRKKGELVVRIRKAIPYLLVLAFLFGLSIFYVSSLNPALSEIFVPLFKGRAYAPDYTLLSVPHLLDILNQHLLLSPVGIILLVSLVIVFKDRLRCKNPIIYFLLIVFLAQISYHFIIDPKLGAGRDWDLLSTVALGYTLLGVYWFMNLVQSKRYPAMVLIFTAFLSTLPWFMLNTNTEKGIDRCRNLLDLDLKKSLSGRVTLSIYYFQHKRFTEVDESKAEIFKLFPEDSLNRAAKTYMDIGNYDKATELLKKAIEINPGFLGAYNTLGLIYQRQGKMDLALDEFQKVARLNPYNSAVHVNLGYTFLNKGRLEEALAEFKKAEKLGETVPDVYSNIAYIYSRLAETEKAVKSYKKAINIDPEFYSAHFGLGQIYLESDSLDEALGEFNQVLRLKPDYASAYYYLALVYSRKGLKEKVIEEFELFLKYSTDESQKEKVRGYLLKLRSNNP